The Bacillus alveayuensis genome contains the following window.
GAGTGGTCTTTTTTCACTTTAAATTTGTTTTGAATCCAAATTCATTAACCTTTTTACCATAATTGATTAACATTATCATACCAACGCCGATTTCTACATCTTTTATAAATTTTGGGAAACAGTAGTATCGGTTATCTTACCTATTCTTAGGCTTAAAAACCCATTGAAGTTAATTTATCTCTTCCTTGATTAAAATCTGGGAGAAAATACAAACAGTGGATGTAGTATAGATATATGGACACAACTTGGTTAAGTCATTAAAATTGAACTAACGAAAGGTCGTGTCCGAATCATGAGTCAAAAACGCTATAACCAAGAATTTAAACAAACAGTGGTTGAGCTTTATCGCTCAGGCACTCCGGTCAGTCAACTCTCTAGCGAATATGGTGTTTCTGAAGTAACGATTTATAAATGGATTAAGCAATTCTCTCCAATAGAAGGCGAACAAGAGTTAACTTTGGCTGATGTAGAAGCCATTCAAAAGGAAAATCTGCGACTAAAACAGGAGATCGAAATTCTAAAAAAGGCTATGACCATATTCGCGAGAAAATAGATGAGCAAGAACTGATTGACTTAATCACAGAAGAAAGCGAACATCATCCAATCCAAATGATGTGTCGTGTTTTAAAGATGCCTAAAAGTACGTATTATCAATCGTTTCATAAGAAGCCGAATCGCTATCATGTCGCCAACGAACAACTACTTGAACGAATTCGAGCAATCCATAAAGAAAGTAAGGGTCGTTATGGAGCCCCTAAAATCTTTGAAATACTTAAAAAAGAAGGCTATACAGGCAGTATCAATCGAGTTCAACGTCTGATGAAACGAGCAGGCATCAAATCTTGTATTATAAAAAAGTTTCGACCAACACCAACACGAAAGCCAGTAGAAGAACGAGAAAATGTATTAAATCAAGATTTCACTACCACAACGATTAATGAAAAATGGGTAGCTGATATTACGTATATCCACACCCTTCGTGATGGCTGGTGTTATCTAGCGTCCGTTCTTGATTTACATACCAAAAAAGTAGTCGGGTATAAATTCTCTCGCAAAATGACAACAGAAATTGTGCTGGAAGCACTTCAGAATGCCATTCAAGATCAAAAACCGGATGCGGGGCTTATCGTGCATACTGATTTAGGAACACAATATACAAGTGAAACGTTTCAAGAACTTCTAAA
Protein-coding sequences here:
- a CDS encoding transposase InsO family protein (product_source=COG2801; cath_funfam=3.30.1370.30,3.30.420.10; cog=COG2801; pfam=PF00665,PF13276; superfamily=53098), whose translation is MPKSTYYQSFHKKPNRYHVANEQLLERIRAIHKESKGRYGAPKIFEILKKEGYTGSINRVQRLMKRAGIKSCIIKKFRPTPTRKPVEERENVLNQDFTTTTINEKWVADITYIHTLRDGWCYLASVLDLHTKKVVGYKFSRKMTTEIVLEALQNAIQDQKPDAGLIVHTDLGTQYTSETFQELLKKHEMISSFSRKGCPYDNACIESFHAILKKEEVYLTQYESFETARIALFQFIEGWYNRKRIHGSIGYLTPDEYEKMCRIAA
- a CDS encoding transposase (product_source=KO:K07483; cath_funfam=1.10.10.60; cog=COG2963; ko=KO:K07483; pfam=PF01527; superfamily=46689), with the translated sequence MSQKRYNQEFKQTVVELYRSGTPVSQLSSEYGVSEVTIYKWIKQFSPIEGEQELTLADVEAIQKENLRLKQEIEILKKAMTIFARK